One Rosa chinensis cultivar Old Blush chromosome 5, RchiOBHm-V2, whole genome shotgun sequence genomic region harbors:
- the LOC112165020 gene encoding glucose-6-phosphate/phosphate translocator 1, chloroplastic, translating to MISSVRLRTPTFTSAQFSNQKCCLGKIEYCSLPNIQNAKQSILCSSKPLHISSAGFALVAKTHKRGSTRCDVYEADRSRPIEINIDLPDQQVRKETAQTLKISLYFAIWWALNVVFNIYNKKVLNVFPFPWLTSTLSLATGSLMMLISWAVGIAEAPKTDMDFWKTLFPVAVAHSIGHVAATVSMSKVAVSFTHIIKSGEPAFSVLVSRFLLGETFPSSVYLSLLPIIGGCALAAVTEINFNMIGFMGAMISNLAFVFRNIFSKKGMKGKSVSGMNYYACLSMLSLLILIPFAIAVEGPQLWAAGWKTALAQIGPNFIWWLAAQSIFYHLYNQVSYMSLDQISPLTFSIGNTMKRISVIVSSIIIFRTPVQPVNCLGAGIAILGTFLYSQGNKGSKGSKK from the exons ATGATCTCTTCAGTTAGGCTCAGAACCCCAACTTTCACGTCGGCACAGTTCTCGAACCAGAAGTGTTGTTTGGGAAAGATAGAGTATTGTTCCCTCCCTAATATTCAGAATGCGAAACAGAGCATCCTCTGTTCCTCCAAGCCGCTTCACATTTCTTCAGCCGGTTTTGCGTTGGTGGCCAAGACTCACAAGCGCGGTTCGACAAGGTGTGATGTCTATGAGGCAGACAGATCACGCCCGATTGAGATCAACATCGACCTACCGGACCAGCAGGTTCGGAAGGAGACAGCTCAGACTCTCAAGATTAGTCTCTACTTTGCGATCTGGTGGGCTTTGAATGTTGTGTTCAATATATACAACAAGAAGGTTTTGAATGTGTTCCCATTTCCATGGCTCACATCCACGTTGTCACTCGCAACTGGGTCTCTGATGATGCTCATTTCATGGGCCGTTGGGATTGCTGAAGCCCCCAAAACAGATATGGACTTCTGGAAGACATTGTTTCCG GTTGCAGTGGCGCATTCAATTGGGCATGTAGCAGCGACCGTGAGTATGTCAAAGGTTGCAGTTTCATTCACGCATATCATCAAGAGTGGTGAACCTGCTTTCAGTGTCTTGGTTTCGAGGTTCTTATTAGGCGAAACGTTTCCCAGTTCGGTTTACCTCTCACTGTTGCCAATTATCGGAGGGTGTGCGCTTGCTGCTGTAACCGAGATCAATTTCAACATGATTG GGTTTATGGGTGCTATGATATCGAATCTGGCATTCGTGTTCCGAAACATATTTTCGAAGAAAGGGATGAAGGGGAAGTCTGTCAGTGGCATGAACTACTATGCTTGTCTGTCTATGTTGTCTCTATTGATCCTGATTCCGTTTGCCATTGCCGTCGAGGGTCCCCAGTTATGGGCAGCTGGATGGAAGACAGCTCTTGCACAGATTGGTCCCAATTTCATATG GTGGTTGGCAGCTCAGAGTATCTTCTATCACTTGTATAATCAGGTTTCATACATGTCACTCGATCAGATTTCTCCCTTAACATTCAGCATCGGGAACACAATGAAGCGTATATCCGTCATAGTTTCCTCCATTATCATTTTCCGCACCCCTGTTCAACCGGTCAATTGCCTTGGAGCAGGCATTGCAATCCTTGGCACCTTCCTCTACTCACAG GGCAACAAGGGCAGCAAGGGCAGCAAGAAGTAA
- the LOC112201861 gene encoding putative F-box/LRR-repeat protein At3g58880 — protein MWTSLPHFQFDEGPLLQRYLLVNVVDRALLLHGPANIEAFGFSFIVLGDSHRVNAWISAIVKWNVEELSISLQIIDEPVLLPDSLFTSATLVVLDLDMPCVFKVPRTICFSSLKCLSLKSVVFPDDCLTQQLFSGFPVLEDLSLTDCNWTNIIKFVSIYTPKLLILTMIEGGVEVVRASKSSDGCQMMVFGDNLKQFNYKGEFLNECCICNSSSLNEAKIRVVDYSSKRLRRTAYRLYKLLRGLSTVKHLTISYYIFEVVLDDAPELLAQLPLFNDLITLEFEGSVNIGSKPFLSMLHNCPCLQTLIFLEGIEESLNVAKDGDLEPLPPCFLSRMKEIEVYEFYGDLRITYMH, from the exons ATGTGGACATCACTTCCTCATTTTCAGTTTGATGAGGGACCGCTACTTCAGAGATATCTCTTGGTAAATGTTGTGGATAGAGCACTTCTTCTTCATGGCCCTGCTAATATAGAAGCTTTTGGTTTTAGTTTTATAGTGCTAGGTGATTCACATCGTGTTAATGCATGGATCTCTGCTATAGTAAAATGGAACGTTGAAGAGCTTTCTATAAGCCTGCAAATCATTGATGAACCAGTTTTATTGCCTGATTCCTTATTTACTTCTGCAACACTGGTGGTCTTAGATCTAGATATGCCCTGTGTTTTCAAGGTTCCTCGTACTATTTGCTTCTCAAGTCTAAAGTGCTTGAGTCTCAAGTCTGTGGTGTTTCCTGATGACTGCTTAACCCAGCAGTTGTTTTCTGGTTTCCCAGTCCTAGAAGATCTATCTCTAACAGATTGCAATTGGACGAATATTATCAAGTTTGTGAGTATTTATACTCCCAAGCTTTTGATCTTGACCATGATCGAAGGAGGTGTGGAAGTTGTGAGAGCTTCAAAATCTTCTGATGGATGTCAGATGATGGTATTTGGAGATAATCTCAAACAGTTTAATTACAAGGGTGAGTTCCTAAATGAATGTTGCATTTGCAATTCATCCTCACTAAATGAGGCTAAAATTCGTGTTGTTGATTATTCCTCCAAGAGATTGAGACGTACTGCTTACCGTTTGTATAAGCTTCTTAGAGGGCTCTCTACTGTGAAGCATCTAACTATCTCTTATTATATCTTTGAG GTGGTTCTAGATGATGCACCAGAACTTCTTGCCCAGCTGCCTTTGTTCAATGATCTAATCACTTTAGAATTTGAAGGAAGTGTAAACATTGGTAGCAAACCATTCTTATCGATGCTCCACAACTGTCCTTGTCTTCAAACTTTGATATTCCTTGAG GGGATTGAGGAGTCCTTAAATGTTGCTAAAGATGGAGATTTGGAGCCTTTGCCTCCATGCTTCCTCTCACGTATGAAAGAGATTGAAGTCTATGAATTTTATGGAGATCTGAGGATCACATACATGCATTGA